Proteins found in one Fibrobacter sp. UWT2 genomic segment:
- a CDS encoding inorganic diphosphatase: MAINYLDLPIGKKYPYEVDCVVEIGKDTNLKYEYDERLHVFRLDRCLLSSMSYPCTYGFIPSTKADDGDAIDMLIYSPASMMTGTVCTCRVIGALDMTDGGRKDYKVLGVPVFNPRPIRDITDVDQMFLRITRNFFQNYKELEGKDVQIGEWQNADFAREKVIAAHKAYFQMQVQVPETCYQEPESLDHLPPDELI; the protein is encoded by the coding sequence ATGGCAATTAACTATCTAGACCTTCCTATCGGTAAGAAGTACCCTTATGAAGTAGATTGTGTCGTCGAAATCGGCAAAGACACGAACCTCAAGTATGAATATGACGAACGCCTGCACGTGTTCCGTCTGGACCGCTGCTTGCTCAGCTCCATGAGCTATCCTTGTACTTACGGCTTTATTCCCAGCACTAAGGCTGACGATGGCGACGCTATCGATATGCTGATTTATAGCCCCGCCTCCATGATGACGGGTACGGTTTGCACCTGCCGCGTCATTGGTGCGCTTGACATGACCGATGGCGGTCGCAAGGACTATAAGGTTTTGGGCGTTCCGGTTTTCAACCCGCGCCCCATCAGGGACATCACCGACGTGGACCAGATGTTCCTGCGCATTACGCGTAACTTTTTCCAGAACTACAAGGAACTGGAAGGTAAGGATGTGCAGATTGGTGAATGGCAGAACGCCGACTTCGCCCGCGAAAAGGTGATTGCCGCTCACAAGGCTTATTTCCAGATGCAGGTGCAAGTTCCTGAAACTTGCTACCAGGAACCGGAAAGCCTCGACCACCTTCCGCCTGACGAATTGATTTAA